ACTCGCTGGTATCCGCGTTCTACACTGCCGTGCCGAGGCCTGCCACCGTGTCGCGCTCCTGGCTCGTCTTCCTCCTCGACCAGGTCGGTTCTTGCCTCCCGTCTCTGCTCTGCTCTACTCACACTTTTTCACACGGTTCTAGTAGCAAGTTGAGAATGCTCCAAAgaatcttttttttttctttttctgccaacatcACGTGACGAATTTTACGAGTAATATGACGGTACAAAAGTTTATTCTTCATGTGTTCGTTATATTTTTGTTGTTGTGACCTACTCCTACAATAATCAAGGCTGGATTACTTTGATGATGTTGGAGGATCTGTTCGTTCTACAAAACTCATGCGAAACTCGTGACTGAAGAAACAAATTAACACATGGAAAGAAATTAGCTCTGGCAGAGACTGTATGGCAGCTTATGCGTTGGATTTGTTTTATTTCTACATCCATTTTTTTTCTTGCTTCAGTGTTTCAGCAATTAAAAAAATTACATAACTCATATAAAGCAATTATAATATGTCGATCTATATAGTATACATAATTCATAAAGTTACATGATTTATGAAAAATTACATAATACATATCTTAAATAGTTCTTCTGAACTCTTCTGAGCTAGATTATGAAGATACATTTATATAGTATAGTTATAATATATGGTGGTTTAGTATAATTATAATATATGGTGGTTTAGTTTATAGTTTTTGTTATAGAGGTATATCTATGCTTTTAAATGTTTATTTATATTTGGTAGTTCTAGTGATCTAATTGTGAAAAAAGTTTGTGTGGTAGGCCACGTGCTGCATACTTGCATATTtgtgctatggtcaaattttttagTTTTCATAGAATAAGTATGACTTAGTACATGATTTAAATTGGTTGAGGCTTATTAAACAGTGTATAGTTAAAATAAATATGCAAAAAAGAAAAAATGTAACTAAGGCTTAGTAAAAAAATACGTATGTAAAAAAGAAAAAATATGGTTCCGTACAAATATTGATATGTCTTATAAATATTTAACATGACTATGTTATTATAGAAAGACTTTTAGACTTAAACTCACATATTTTATTGTAAAGAAAATTTATTATTCTATTGTTATAACCCGTTAATCTATAGCATGTCATATTTGTAGAGTGGCTATGTTTTGTTAATATCTGTCAACTATATAATTTCTTATCTAAAATGTAATGTTTGTTCTGCCATCAAATATATAATCTATTAAGTGCATGTTTAATCTTGTGTTACCAAAATATAAGTATATGGTTATGTGAGCATATTTGATGCTTGTGCTACTATATATACTTCATAATTATATGTTGCTCAGTTACATTAAGATTTTAGATTATGTATATGTAATCTCGATTAACCAAACAGTTGATGAACCTTATTGCTATAAATGGCTACATTTACAGTTTTGATTAATACATTATGATAAAAAAAAAATTCATGCCAGTGCCACGTATATACGCGGACGTTTTGGTTCTTGTTAGAACCAACCTCTTAAGAGCTTACATGACCGTACTGGTGAAAGCATGAGAGAGTGATCCATGGCATTTTTATTCTGCAGGTGTTCACGTACCTGATCCTGGCGGCGGGCGCAGCGGCGGCGGAGCTGCTGTACCTCGCCTACAACGGTGACAAGGAGGTGACGTGGAGTGAAGCTTGCGGCGTTTTCGGCAGCTTCTGCCGTCAGGCGCGCACCTCCGTCGCCATCACCTTCGGCACCGTCCTCTGTTTCATCCTCCTGTCCCTCATCTCCTCGTACCGCCTTTTCAGCGCCTACGAGGCGCCCCCGTCGTCGGCGCTCGGCAGCAAGGGCGTCGAGATCGCCGCCTACCCGCGCTGAAGCCGCTGGAGGAAGGCCTCGTTGCAAATCTCTGTTATGCGTAGTCGATCATGTAATAATGGCTTATCGCATATATACTTCGTTGATAGTTTGCTGTCACATATGATTAGTacagtgctgctgctgctgctgctaaatTGTGCTTGACTGGGTAATTATATAGTTTGCATCGTTCTTGTGTGTGCTGGATGGATTGAGCTTAAAATTCTTACTACAGACGTAGTTTCTGTGCAGCATGACAACATCTTCCCATCATCCCGTGGAAAGAAATCTAGTGGATGTTTTTTTGTTGAAACAAACAACATAATGAATGTTTGTACCAAACAAACGAGAAATTGTCCGGGTACGAAATTATTGCAAAATTGTTGCTAGTGCCCTCGCACAGTACAGTACCTCGAGAGCACAGTACAGCAGCTCGAGAACTCATATACATGTTCAAATGCAAATGGGCCGGCTCGCTCGAGAACGCATATACATGTTCAAATGGGCCAGCCCGCTCGAGAACGTATATACATGTTCACATGGGCCGGCCCAGCAGTGGGCTCGTGACTCGGCACGATCGTGGACTGTGCTCCCGTGGCCCGGCACGAGCACGATCCAGTCTGACTATAAGTGTGCCCGGGTCGGATCGGCCCGATAGCCTTGCTGGGCTTGGGTCGGCCGTTTGGTTCGCGGTGCAGGCACGGGCTCGGCTCGGTTAAAGAGTAGACACGATAACAACCCGTTTGAGGGGCTGATTTTGTAACGGTTAGTCTGTTTTTAGTTATAATACTAATGattctattattatatgagagcaTTCTGAACTGCGATAAGTGTTTATATGTGTATCTGAAATTCTTTGTATAAGTAAGTATCTAAAATTATAAATATAATTAATTAAATCTAAAATAAATTTAAATATTACCTTTAAATTCTGAATTTTGAAGTGTTTTTTTTACGGGTCTAGGCCCGACCCGACACGACAGGCTCACTGTGCCTCCGGCTCGGCATGGCCCGTGTAAGAATAACAGTGTCGGGTCTAGGTCACGTCAACCAGTCTGCGGACCAACCCGATCCGACACGATACTGAATCGTGCCGGGCCCAATCGTGCCGGGCCCAATCGTGTCTGGGCCGGCCCGTTGGACATGTATAGAACGGAGGCTTGGTTTGTATGGTGGCGCGTTAGTGTACATGCATCTGGGCGCGAGCGATTTTTTTTCTTTGGTGCGCCTGTGACGCTTAGCTTGGCTTGTCTTGCATAGGGTGATGATTTGGATGGTGTGCATGAGGCTATTTCCAACTATTCCCATCTCAAATTTCACTATTCTTACTTTCTATTCATATTTAAATACATTTCtcttaaccattcttttcctatTTCTTCTTCTCTCCAACCATTCCTACTATTCAACTCCCCCTTAACTATTTAACTAGGTTATTTATCTTTTATACATCTATTTTTTAGAGTTTTAAAAATACAACCATATTTGTACTACCGTAATACACATTGTTATCTGCTAAATAACTCTAGAAGGTTAATTTTATATTGAATACAATCAATTAGTAGAGACGGAGAGATTAGAGTTTCCCCTCTCTGTGGGGGATTTGATCTGCACATCGACGCGAGTGGGGCATCGAGGGGGTGCCGTTGGACGCGCGGCTCCCCCCTCCTAAGGATGGCAGGGGTTGGATTTTGTTCGGGTATAACAATATCTGACCCGAAATTGTACCTGATACTCCTACAAATATTCATACCCATCAAGCCAATCGAGCGAGAAACTGTACCCGCACTCGTGCCCACCGGATATCCACCGAGTATCGAGTACTGTAGACTAAATAACATTTAGTGAGTGTACAATATTTTAGTTTGCACCTAAGCACTAGTGCAACACGAGAATGACTATATTTGGCTAACGTCCATACAGTATCTCAACTCATAATTATCACATCCAATATATTTAAATTTGAGTACAGAGAATAAAAGTTTAATGATTTCATGATAGTTGACAATCATATCATTGTAAATGTCTCATTGGTCTATTGACAATTAACATAACATAAATTAATATTCGTTAATCAACGACACATTCCCCATGATAAATTGATAAATAAAAACAGCATGTAGCACCAGCAACTCGTGGTCGTGTCTGTGCCTATGGTGAAGTAGCAACATGCAGTAAGCTACGATTGTTGTGTATCTTTTTGGATTCATTCTTTTATGGGCCTTATTTAGTGGATATAGCACCTTTAAAGAGGTATATTGATATTTCGGGTATCTATTGGATACCCGTGGGTAAAgtattttattcatatttgaCCCGATGTATTTCGGGTATCCGACCCAATAGGACCCGCGGGTAAGTTTTTTTACCCGTATCCATATCCACTAGGTACGAAATCCGCGGATATCCATATCCACGGGTCCAATTGCCATCCCTACTCGGCTACTCCCTCCCCATGTACACCGTACTGTCAGGGGGAAGGGAGAGGGGGAGTTGAGTCCGCTTCTCGTTCTTGAGAAAAGGATCTATTTAGAAGGATATTTTAGTCTTAAATGAGAAAAAAGAACTCGGGACCTCAATCTTTTTTATTTCTAGCTTGATACGTCAAAATGTCAATTAAACTAAATATAAAATTATGGTTTCCTACTATCACAACGATTAGTTCGGTTCTATGTTTATATTGATTTTTTACGATATTTACTAAAGTAATTTTCATATAAGAAGACTAAAAAGTTGAGCGTTTAAGTAGCTTTTGGTGTCCATAAACTGAAAATAAACCGAAACAAACACTACGCGCGGATGACTGAGCAGCGGCCCAGAAGAACAGGAAAAAAATTGGGTGCAGCCGGCTGCAAACCAGACTGTTTGCAGCCCCTCTCACAGAAATGAGGATAGACCCATCTGCAGGTCACGTTTTAATTGTATTGTTGCACCTGCAGGTGGGGTCTATCCTCCTTTTTGTGAGGGACTGCAAACAGTCTGGTTTGCAGCCGGCTGCACCCAATTTTTTTCCGAAGAGCATGGCCCACGCGAGCTTGCTTAATGGTGCTGGTTCAGGCAGGTAGGGCGTTAGTTttttattcctttttcttttctattttcatatttatcctttcttttttttcttttcccttttgttgtgttcatttattATTTTTTATTTGTTGTGCCATTTTGTTATTTTTATTTGTTTTACCCTAATTATCTTTTCTTTACTTCCTCTATCATCTCATAAAATAAAACACACATGTTTTTAGAAAAGTCAACATTTTAAAACCTGACCAACAATTCAGCAAAAACATATATTTTTAGTGTATGCATACTATATACTTGAATTTGTATTAAAAACCATTTAATATGATGTTCAATTTGTATTTGTTCATGTCATATATTAAAAGAAATTAATGGTCAATGTTTCACTCTAAAAGACTTTGTCGAAAAAATATACGCCTTATTTTATGGGATGGGGGAGTATTTCATTTTTTTTATGTTTCtattttttccttttatttaattttattttttatttcattatatatatatatattatttttaatTTTGTTCTTCATTTTACTCTACATTTTGTTTTAACATTTTTATGTTTTATTACTTTTGTATTTTTTATTTCATAGATTCTATGAGCACTTGTTTGTATATGATAATATATTTGGAGCCCTgaacttccaataactagagaaaGCCTTATTGAAAGTCCTGGCCCAACGGTGCCATTCGGTTCAGCCGCACCAGGTTTGGGCAGCTATAAAAACACCTCAGGCTGCCTAGGTTAGGTTTTAGTAGTGGCGGCGGTTTCCCTCGGGCATGCAAGTGGCGGTGATCCCGGGGGCGAGCGGCGGTGGCAACGGACGACAGTGCTCCCGAGGCGGGCGGGCAAGCGACGGCGGCGCTCCCCTAGGACCGAGCAACGATGATGCTCCAAGGCGGGCAGGCAAGCGGCGATGGTGCTCCCGAAGCAGACGAGCGACGGCGGCGGACCCTAAGCCCGGTGGCGACGGTCATTGCACAAGACATGGTATGCTTCGACAGCGACGATGTCGACCATGGGAGACGCAAGTGGCTCCGGCGATCGTGCGAGGCGTGGTCGTCTCCGTCGATGGTGGCCACACGAGGCATGGCTGGCTCCATCGTCCTTCGATGACCAACTACTCTGATCCATGGCCTCGACGGCGTCCTCCGGTGACAACCTCCTCCAATCCTGTGTTTATGCATACGGCTGTTGGTTGAGCCCATACTAAGATTTTTTCATTAATTATGATGTAcgatgtagatatttatgcaactTTCTGTAACAATTTGTGCTTTGCGAGATATCAGTCATCCAACTTTTGCGTGTACGGTGTGGAAACGAAAGTGCCATTcaaaatttgtgcgcatgcactGGAAACTCACACGACCTGCCATAATTTTAGATCTACATAAAAATAGAAATCACCTAGATGTGCCCAGTGGTTGTCATATTATTCAGATCTGCCAAAAAATAGGATTGCATACAAGCGTTTGGTGGGGGACGCGCCTAAAGCATGTTCCTGGTGGAGGGCAACATACAATCGCGTACATATTTTTATGTCACTTTGTATACATATCTATACCAACATCAAGAAGTTTGCAACAACTTTCAGGTTGGATCAATATTTTATGTTCATAACTTTGGGTTTTTACGCTCAAAACTGAAGGTTTTAACGCTCAAACatagagatgcgtccaccagcgaACCGCATGCCAAATTTTTACACAATGTACCATATAACACAAATACCTACatcgtgtagtataattagtataagTATATATCGTAAACTGGTTCTAACAAGCCTAACTGTTTGACTATTGAAGCGATCCTATATTCATGGAGGAAATAAAGTATTTAAATAAGATCTTTTGTTTCCATGAATGACAATCCATTTCCTTTCATCGCACATTCCtaccatcctaaatttgtgcgtacGAGCAAGAAAAAAATTAtgcagtgtaccgaattgcatatatatctacaccgtgtagcataattagtatcagtatatgtcataaactggttctaacgagcctagttGCATGGTTGTTGGAGCGATCCTATAGTTTTGGAGCCATCCAGTTTTTACGTGCATGCAGTGGAAATGAAAATGTCATCTAAAATTTGCGCACATGCAATGGGAACTTTCACGATCTGCCATAATTATTggatctaccataaaaataggatctacATGCATGCGCCTGCGCGTGTGGACCTGGTCCAGTGACTGGGCGGGAGTTTATGCTATCTCTATGAACTATTTATGCTATTACGCAAAAAAACAGAACCGTAATTTATGGCGTGCGTCCCATAAGGGGGAGTTTTGACTTGGTGCATGACGGGGTGGCACCCGACAGCCTGGCATGGGTGGGCGCGTCGACGTGGTCCAGCCAGGTCGTAGGGATGGTCGACCAAGGCTTTctctaactattggaagccctggGCTCCTAGTATACCCacctgttggtccttgttctcagatgctatacACTAAGaataaagcaacacaattgttaatgattaaagacatttgtccttcaaaacattatctcccttggaatataatgatcttcagacgaaggtcatgaaggacataccttcatcatttcagtaagtAAAGATTTGAATAAAGACATACGAAACATaaaaagaatataaacaatcattccaaatcattagattatttatctccttttttataaacatgaataaacatccagtaattatattatatttataccttcgacttgactgAAGGTAAAAGAACGGAAGTGACGcaggagtgattacaagtcagcgtgaataatacggtgttactgttcatctatttataagcacatgacacagcctggataaaattacattcatgcccttgacatttactgtTGACCATAAGGTAAGCTGTCgacgactaagcagtcttttcccctttaagtcggtgtcTCCTTTCACCATCGTCAATGTGCTGAGCCGAAGTTCCTTCAGCCACAGCTTTGGAGCTAGCTTGTCCTTCGTTCACACTGCACCTTCATACcacgcacaccttcatctcaaagtcgaagcctcctgtaacagtctatgttatactgaaaaacatgttagttaagtttttgaggaccttcagaagagaaaggccccgaacagtagcccctcgcagtattaatctgtttttgcatttaacaaattcagactacgacgtgaacgaaggcctttagccgaaggtaaaaaacaccttcccttcgctagaatagcgaaagtcaatgacatgtagggcccgccaagttgcaatgcgcttgggcatataaataggaactggctttggtaattagctttatatgtttagtgcctagcaaccttacctgaaatatgggcaagagggggagcggtaggtgctggcagcccacattaacatggggacgtattcttggctaaggtacctcacccagggggccaccaccatcgtctttagaaaccttagcgggttgcttcgtattaagtgtgttggggaccttcggcatccgaaggtcctcaaaaacaggatttaacagtatttctggagtacaatgtgtgaacaggtatcctcggactaaagttggcattgcagtagaccagaataatacgaaggttgatacggagccgaaggtgcgagcaggaaagcttcggcgtgacagcaaagagtggaaccgacttaaagatgaaaaggctattcagacctcgatagactactatagaattattatcaaatgtaaagggcatgaatgtaattttgtaagggctgtgtcccgtgcctataaataggtgaacagtatccccgtactgttcacgctgacttggcattcactttttgcgtcacgcttgtattgtcatcccCTCTCGactaaaggtacacttgtaattcaataatatttccgtttatgcttgataataataaataatcgttcatgttgtcttttatatcctttacattttctccttcgtcattgcttaatgaatttatgaaggtacgtccttcataaccttcgtccgtaaaccattatatcctaagggaaataatgcttcggaggacgaaggactttaacgattaacattttctatgttgccttgttcttaactcttagcacttgagaacaagtctccaacattggcgcccacctccggtgaactcacttccatttcttgagcttgtcaacaccttcggcaagcattaccttcgtcatgccgccgaagaaggcttcagcagcaggggctggcacgctgcagccgctggaccccaatcaagacgtcctttctcttagagaggcacgaagccagaagaggaaggctgccagtccaacacctccggaggatgatctggatcaggaaattcaaaatctggaaatccttcagcagcaggttcaacgcaagaaggagaagatggcccgtctaGCTGATCTCCAGAGACAAatagatgaagcttccgaagaggttcgtcatcttgttcaagatgatcaaaaccgaaggcctccacgcagagagcttcaccaggaagACTTCcgtaatgaggatgactggtatgacgatttccatcatggaaactttgcttttgatgatgcttctcctctctcaacagaattgcaggctacaccttggccacagacctacaagccaccccagcttcccatatatgacggtcactcagaccctaagcaattcctaatgagctatgaagcaactatatcttcgtacggtggcaatacggcagtcatggcaaaatcctttgtcatggccgtcagaagcgttgctcagacttggtactcttctcttcggccagggacaatcacttcttggcagaaattgaaggatatgctgataactagttttcaagggtttcagacgaagccggtcactactcaggctctcttccagtgtacccaggaccatgaagagtaccttcaggcatatgtccgaaggtttctacgattgagggcacaggcgccaacagtgcccaatgagattgtcattgaggctatgatcaaggggcttcggccagggccgtcagcacagtattttgccaggaagccaccacaaacgctggaaaagctgctccagaagatggacgaatacattcgagctgacaatgattttcgtcaaagaagggaggaggctttcaggttttctgaaatgaccaggggcttcggaggaaggttttacccgaggcatgtcaggtcaattcacaattctactcaaaatgatgataaagggagtcagcagcaaaggccacaatactcctcacaggcttcggggcaacaacaaagctctttccgaccaccagctccaagaggcagaggcgccaggggcgtcggaggaagatttggcgatcaaccgagaagaatcttttgcttattctgcggtgagaacaaaggccatactaccaggatgtgccaggtcactattcagaagcaaaaggaaatagctgaagcagcagcacaacaagcccagccgaagcaggtcatgcatacagcttcgtatcattcgccctacatcccagaatatgtgggcaaccatcctgcagtttctgttgcttcggcgagtcagcctcaagcttcctggcaacagcctccgcctccacctccgttgcaacaaggccagcagccagaagggagccaatatgctccgcatcaaagggacttcagagaacagtccgaagctcgcacggtcaacagcactgtgccagaatcaaagcacatctattgacaaatatcctaccttaataatgatctttttcattcagttttattttttgcgtaataaaggacattgtttagatttcatgaaaatagttcccacaaggaaaatatattttcttcacaggctttagttgttgaagtttaaggatttgtcataacaaagaggaccttcgaattatcgaaaaaattcttcgaagcaacaaaaagtcgttccaaggaacgcagagtaagtttgacgaagtcacaaaaagtcgttccgaagggagcgcagtgtaagtttttctgctccaaagtcgttccaaaaggaatgcagagcatacaacgaaaagtcaacgctgataccgcctaagtaaaaggcgaagaagctccaaagtcgttcctaagggaatgcagagcttacagcgaaaagtcaacgctgattccgctgaagtaaaaggcgaagaagctcctaagggaggcttatagcgaaaagtcaacgctgattcacaaaaagattatgtgttttatcgcgcagatatgtgtgtaccttcggaatatcaccttacatagcataacatcatcacatcatttttgcataacataagcatcatacatcataccgcatgtggcataagaaagagatatgatatcaatcttcgggaaaacgctttgaaaaaggggcaaatcatgccaagtcacaaggagaaacaatattgatctctgaagtatagccttgaagaatgtttctacgaagcttcaacacttttcaggatacttcggatattgttgtgataaatggtaattcttcttcacgaagcatgaaaagaagggaaggtgttttttcgccaaagactcaaaaacggtacgtatgtaaagtttcatgcatcgtaaagaattgaaccataaagagaaataaaacaaatatattacatacaggattacaagatattacacatgttatatttaaaatgtttttacaatagcatttagtcttccctaagtaccacttctgcagcttcgttcaacagtcgatcgacaacttcatccataatagcttcggccatctttttaatctcatcatcacccctaggccgagcacccggagatacttcagcaggatctgaggaaggacaggacacggctacattgctattacaaatcgtaaacaaatcttaaagc
This portion of the Zea mays cultivar B73 chromosome 2, Zm-B73-REFERENCE-NAM-5.0, whole genome shotgun sequence genome encodes:
- the LOC100192537 gene encoding CASP-like protein 2A1, with the translated sequence MSKMAEEKAAAVGGLGGAGAADAAQQQQLAAGEAAAARVRPVETLLRAAPLGLCVAAMTVMLRNQQSNEYGAVAYSDLGGFKYLVYANGLCAAYSLVSAFYTAVPRPATVSRSWLVFLLDQVFTYLILAAGAAAAELLYLAYNGDKEVTWSEACGVFGSFCRQARTSVAITFGTVLCFILLSLISSYRLFSAYEAPPSSALGSKGVEIAAYPR